The window GAGCAGCGTGCGGAGGGATACGAGGGCTGGAAGAAGGCGGTGGAGCGCACCCTCGACTGGGCCAAGGTCGAGTAGGGCGGTCCGGCGACCGTTCGGACGGGCGGTACCGGCACGCTGAGAGGTGCCGGTACCGCCCCGTCATGTCGCCGTCGCTCCGGTGGCCCGGAGGCGGGCGCTCAGAGCGTGACGACGACCTTGCCGGTCGCCCGGCCCGATGCCATCCGCTCCAGCCCGCCCTCGACCACGTCGGCGAGGGGGATGACCGCGTCGATCGAGGTGGACGCGATGTGGGGGTGCTCCTTCAGGAGGGCCATCGCCTCGGGAAGGTCCTGGTCGCAGATGTGCACCTTCGAGGTCGAGATCCGGATCTCGTCGAGCACCAGCCGAGTCAGATTCAGGGGAGACGGGTCGCGGTGCAGGCCCACCAGGCGGATGTGACCGCCGCGGCTCACCGCGTTCATCGCGGTCTCCAGGCCCTGGGGCGCCCCCGAGGTCTCCAGGACGATGTCGGCGCCGTTGCCGCCGGTGACGCGCCGGATCTCGGCGGCGGCGTCCTGGCGGGAGGCGTCGATGAGCACGCTCGCCCCGCTGCGCTCCGCGGCCTCCAAGCGGGCCGTCGAGACGTCGACGGCGATGGTCTCGATGCCCCGTGCCGTGAACGCGGCCAGGGCCGGCAGGCCGATCCCGCCCAGGCCGATGACCACGACGGTCGCCCCGGCCTCGGCCTCGGAGCCGCGCACCGCGTGCAGGGCGACGGCGAGGGGCTGGGCCATGATCGCGACGTCGGGCGAGGCGTCGCCGATGGACCGGCTGATGCGTGCGGGGACGTTCACCCGTTCGGCGAGCCCGCCGTCCACGTGGAGGCCCACCGTGTAGTAGGTCGCGCACAGGTTGGTCCGCCCGGCGTGACACCAACGACACGTCCCGCAGGACACCCCGGAGCCGGGCACCACGACGTCCCCGACGCCGAACCCGGCGACGTCCGCCCCCACGCCGACCACGCGTCCGACCATCTCGTGACCGAGGACGAGCGGGCCGACGTGGCCGCTCGCGGGGTGCGGGGCGTCGATGGGGATCAGGTGGGGACCCGAGACGAACTCGTCGACGTCGGTTCCGCAGATGCTCGCCCGCAGGATCTCCAGCTGGAGCTCGTGCGGGGCCGGTGACGGCGGGTCGGGCCACTCCTGGACCCGGACGTCACGTCTTCCGTGGTAAACGGCAGCAAGCATCGGTGCATCCCCCTGAATTGGATTGGATTTGCACCCTAGTTGATCGAAGTCGGCGGGAGGGAGAGTTCCGGTTACCGCCTCGGGCGGACCCCGCAGGGGCGGAACGGGGGTGCCCCGAGGTCCCCTCGGGAAGGACCACGGGCACCCCGGCCGGCGCCTGCCCGGCCCGGGTGGGCCCACACTCCGCCGCCCGGGTGAACCCCGGACGCCACACCGGACCCTCGACCCGAAGGGGTCGGCCGTGCTCAGGCGCGGGGCAGCCGGGTGGCGGTGTCGAGGTAGAACGCGTCGATGCTCTGCACCGCCTTCTCGAACTCGTCGAGGTTGACCGGCTTGGTGACGTAGGCGTTGGCGTGGCTGCCGTAGGCGCCCGCGACGTCCTCCGGCGCGGAGGAGGTGGTGAGGACGACGACGGGGATGGTCTGGAGGCTCTCGTCGTTCTTCAGGATCTGGAGGAGGTCGCGGCCGTTCATGCGGGGCATGTTCAGGTCGAGGACGATGAGGTCGGGGCGCACGCTGCCGGGGGTGCGCAGGTGTTCCAGCGCGGCGACCCCGTCGGTGACCTGGACCAGGTTGCGGGTCCCGCGCTCGGAGAGGGCCTCCTCGATGAGCATGGCATCGGCCATGTCGTCCTCGACGAGCAGGACGTCGTAGGGGCGGGAGGGGGCGCTCATCATCGGATGCTCCGTGGGTGTGTCGTGGGAGTGGTTGAACAGTCCGGGCCAGCGTCGTCGGGCACCTTGTCGGGTGATTCCGCAGGCGTCGCCGAGCTGCGGGTAGCCGGCGCCCGCGCGGGCGGCGTCCGCGGCGACGTCGCGTTGGAGTCTCTCGGCGGCCTGCCGCACGTGATCCAGCACGTTCAGCAGGGCCAGGGCGCGGGTCGGATCGTCGACTTCGGCCGCCCGCGGTGTGGCCGGGGCGTCCGGGAGCAGGCGTGCGAGACGCTGCGCGAGCTCGGCGACCGCGATGTCCGCGACGGCGGCCGTCTCCTGGAACGTGGTCCGCGGTACGAAGTTCTGGCCCGGCATACCCGGCACTCTAGCCCCCAACCGGACCTCGACAACAATGGTTGTCCGCGACGGCTCTAGAGTATGCACGCCGCACCACATCGGGGAGCGGTTGCGACAGCGGAGGGGCATACGAGATGACCGGCGAAGAGGGGCTGCCGCGTCCGCGGGGTCTGTCCACGTGGACGACCCGGCAGTGGCTTCGCGCGGGGGTGGCCGTGTCCCTGGCGGTCCTGGCCCTGCTCGGGGTGACCGGAGCCTGGGTCCTCGAACGGACGGCCTCGCTCAGCAGGGAGCTGGTGGACGTGAAGACCCCCGCCCTGACCACCTCGATCCGCCTGGAGTCGACACTGCTCAACCAGGAGACGGGCATCCGCGGCTACGGGCTCACCGGCACCGCGGAGTTCCTGGTCCCCTACCAGCGTGGGCTCACCGAACAGGAGACGTCCACCACCCGGCTCGCGGAGCTGCTCCGCGACGACGCCACCGGTCTGAAGGACCTGAAGGCCGTCGAGGACGCGGTGGAGGTGTGGCAGGAGCGGATCGCCCGCCCGATCGCCGCCTCGCCGCCCGGGACGCCCCCTCCCCTGGCCACCGAGCGGGCCGCGGAGGCGAAGGCCGCTTTCGACACCCTGCGGACGGCGATGACCGACCAGCAGGAGAAGCTCCAGGTCGACCGCGCGAACGCGCGGGAGGACCTGTTCGCGGTCATGCGCCTGCGGAACTGGGTCTTCTCCGCCATC of the Streptomyces sp. NBC_01426 genome contains:
- a CDS encoding zinc-binding dehydrogenase; this translates as MLAAVYHGRRDVRVQEWPDPPSPAPHELQLEILRASICGTDVDEFVSGPHLIPIDAPHPASGHVGPLVLGHEMVGRVVGVGADVAGFGVGDVVVPGSGVSCGTCRWCHAGRTNLCATYYTVGLHVDGGLAERVNVPARISRSIGDASPDVAIMAQPLAVALHAVRGSEAEAGATVVVIGLGGIGLPALAAFTARGIETIAVDVSTARLEAAERSGASVLIDASRQDAAAEIRRVTGGNGADIVLETSGAPQGLETAMNAVSRGGHIRLVGLHRDPSPLNLTRLVLDEIRISTSKVHICDQDLPEAMALLKEHPHIASTSIDAVIPLADVVEGGLERMASGRATGKVVVTL
- a CDS encoding response regulator, translated to MPGQNFVPRTTFQETAAVADIAVAELAQRLARLLPDAPATPRAAEVDDPTRALALLNVLDHVRQAAERLQRDVAADAARAGAGYPQLGDACGITRQGARRRWPGLFNHSHDTPTEHPMMSAPSRPYDVLLVEDDMADAMLIEEALSERGTRNLVQVTDGVAALEHLRTPGSVRPDLIVLDLNMPRMNGRDLLQILKNDESLQTIPVVVLTTSSAPEDVAGAYGSHANAYVTKPVNLDEFEKAVQSIDAFYLDTATRLPRA